A stretch of the Ptiloglossa arizonensis isolate GNS036 chromosome 1, iyPtiAriz1_principal, whole genome shotgun sequence genome encodes the following:
- the LOC143153667 gene encoding uncharacterized protein LOC143153667 isoform X1, giving the protein MDVIKTKKCFNDSKRMEQWFDYTNTRYNSLQSHMNYMKMLYHDIQPEILENKNTSNMLNHCKSRSKPSSHGEVIISKQTNCNNSLHELYDIECMSANDNSNIKKYNSCQSPKLQRIVSKIGVQRTDGEKIENLSEQGKMEVELNEITPRIYRLPHSLHSQSTSSSPIHKENMMYEKHNHNWEDPHENDSTKYSKKLMQSVENPKKISEQSILNNENEYLLQNISSARDGIKLHAVGSGKTTTTTTTATIGKIKIRSKSEKKEKRIPSSLLSKKSSLSKLDDIALKFKKRRRKLYGSNSKSTITTRDTIFIGGKDTKKRKPKGNTSNRHVLKSRQASNDVVEIYHHNTATKNDSPSLIAKHSKFDSYMNTSNRLATNKQQNTYVKPKCEKSNNVHNCNIDEDNGQDSFQKQCQSKYKAEGKRTNTYIQNSNLEFNSIPVCTMEKCNSHQCQRSIMQASYCDPMITHSYEMPTFASKLKRVNRPYFSKFNFRNIPFVVGTSITPSHNLGLNIQQVLSIMKTRQPTVNGITPLLIRKVSRGIKPVSTLMKQINNQCNKLPHTNTEIVNEFVQKENSFISGSDNLFENDFHEKKDTRSENILNGCNAMQIPKTMSNAKMLKIFSSQQNVKTETKISGIQSKIYEVKSIQIDRIVKDSNLRKLQGNECNAVMFNTPSINHSQDAKGIREVLINLHDQFEELNTKYEKLQGKKEKGIDKESEKEVLNLEKELTAKEDEINAVINLYKEVMQLKQQMRLLQEKNSYVCISTEIPLESNKTYSSTPFTLFKPNGISFQQKLHHRRGNSIIATREPTSIRLVGLLRQIQTFQKQLKLTS; this is encoded by the exons ATGGATGTTATTAAGACAAAAAAGTGCTTTAatg ATTCAAAACGTATGGAACAATGGTTCGATTATACAAATACAAGATACAATTCCTTACAGTCTCATATGAATTATATGAAGATGCTATATCATGACATACAACCAGAAATTCTAGAAAATAAAAACACTTCTAATATGTTGAATCATTGCAAATCTAGAAGTAAACCTTCTAGTCATGGTGAAGTTATAATTTCCAAACAGACAAATTGTAATAACTCTTTACACGAGTTATATGATATTGAATGCATGTCTGCAAATGACAAta gtaatattaaaaaatataattcatgCCAAAGTCCAAAATTACAGCGTATTGTATCAAAAATTGGTGTGCAACGTACAGatggagaaaaaattgaaaacttaagTGAACAGGGAAAAATGGAAGttgaattaaatgaaattacgCCTAGAATTTATAGACTACCACACAGTTTACATTCTCAATCAACCTCATCATCACCAATTCATAAAGAAAACATGATG TATGAAAAACATAATCATAACTGGGAAGATCCACATGAAAATGATTcaacaaaatattctaaaaaattaATGCAAAGTGTTGAAAATCCAAAGAAAATTTCTGAACAATCAATTCTGAATaatgaaaatgaatatttgcttcaaaatatttcttctgCAAGGGATGGTATTAAACTGCATGCTGTTGGCAGTGGaaaaactacaactacaactacaactgCAACTataggtaaaattaaaattcgttccaaaagtgagaaaaaggaaaaaagaattccTTCTTCATTATTAAGCAAGAAAAGTTCTTTATCTAAGTTAGATGATATcgcattaaaatttaaaaaacgtaGACGAAAATTATATGGTTCTAATTCAAAAAGTACTATTACCACGAGAGATACAATTTTCATAGGAGGGAAGGATACAAAAAAACGAAAACCAAAAG GTAACACAAGTAATCGTCATGTACTAAAATCTCGTCAGGCTTCTAATGATGTAGTTGAAATTTATCATCATAATACAGCAACAAAAAACGATAGCCCTTCTCTCATTGCTAAACATTCCAAATTTGATTCCTACATGAACACAAGTAACAGATTAGCCACAAATAAACAACAAAATACATATGTAAAACCAAAATGTGAAAAAAGTAATAATGTACATAATTGTAACATTGATGAAGACAATGGACAAGATAGCTTTCAAAAACAGTGTCAGTCTAAATATAAAGCAGA AGGGAAACGTACAAATACTTATATTCAAAATTCTAATTTGGAGTTTAATTCTATTCCTGTATGTACTATGGAGAAATGCAATTCACATCAATGTCAACGTTCAATTATGCAAGCATCATATTGTGATCCAATGATTACTCATAGTTATGAAATGCCAACATTTGCTTCAAAATTGAAAAGAGTAAATCGTCCATACTTCagtaaattcaattttcgaaacatACCCTTTGTAGTGGGCACTTCTATAACCCCAAGTCACAATTTAGGTTTAAATATTCAGCAA gtATTAAGTATAATGAAAACAAGGCAACCAACAGTAAATGGAATTACTCCTCTTCTCATTCGTAAAGTTAGCAGAGGAATAAAACCTGTATCTACTCttatgaaacaaataaataatcaatGCAACAAACTGCCTCACACAAATACTGAAATCGTCAATGAATTCGTCCAGAAAGAAAATTCCTTTATAAGTGGAAGTgacaatttatttgaaaatgattttcatgaaaaaaaG GATACTAGATCAGAGAATATATTGAATGGATGCAATGCAATGCAAATACCAAAAACTATGAGCAATgccaaaatgttaaaaatattttcttctcaacaaaatGTAAAGACAGAAACGAAAATTTCTGGCATACAGTCAAAAATTTATGAAGTAAAATCAATACAAATTGATAGAATTGTTAAAGATTCTAATCTAAGAAAATTACAGGGCAACGAATGTAATGCCGTCATGTTTAATACTCCATCAATCAATCATTCTCAGGATGCAAAGGGAATACGAGAAGTTCTCATTAATCTTCATGATCAGTTTGAAGAACTAAACAC aaaatatgaaaaattacaaggaaaaaaagaaaaaggtatcGATAAAGAGTCTGAAAAAGAGGTGCTGAATCTCGAAAAAGAGTTAACTGCGAAAGAAGATGAAATAAATGCAGTTATTAATTTGTATAAGGAG GTAATGCAATTAAAACAACAAATGAGGTTACTGCAGGAAAAGAATAGTTATGTTTGTATATCAACTGAAATTCCACTGGAATCAAACAAAACTTATTCATCCACGCCCTTTACATTATTTAAACCCAATGGAATAAGTTTTCAGCAGAAACTACATCATAGAAGAGGAAATAGTATTATTGCAACAAGAGAACCTACTTCTATTCGGCTAGTTGGGCTATTGCGGCAAATTCAAACATTTcagaaacaattgaaattaaCTTCGTGA
- the LOC143153667 gene encoding uncharacterized protein LOC143153667 isoform X3, giving the protein MDVIKTKKCFNDSKRMEQWFDYTNTRYNSLQSHMNYMKMLYHDIQPEILENKNTSNMLNHCKSRSKPSSHGEVIISKQTNCNNSLHELYDIECMSANDNSNIKKYNSCQSPKLQRIVSKIGVQRTDGEKIENLSEQGKMEVELNEITPRIYRLPHSLHSQSTSSSPIHKENMMYEKHNHNWEDPHENDSTKYSKKLMQSVENPKKISEQSILNNENEYLLQNISSARDGIKLHAVGSGKTTTTTTTATIGKIKIRSKSEKKEKRIPSSLLSKKSSLSKLDDIALKFKKRRRKLYGSNSKSTITTRDTIFIGGKDTKKRKPKGNTSNRHVLKSRQASNDVVEIYHHNTATKNDSPSLIAKHSKFDSYMNTSNRLATNKQQNTYVKPKCEKSNNVHNCNIDEDNGQDSFQKQCQSKYKAEGKRTNTYIQNSNLEFNSIPVCTMEKCNSHQCQRSIMQASYCDPMITHSYEMPTFASKLKRVLSIMKTRQPTVNGITPLLIRKVSRGIKPVSTLMKQINNQCNKLPHTNTEIVNEFVQKENSFISGSDNLFENDFHEKKDTRSENILNGCNAMQIPKTMSNAKMLKIFSSQQNVKTETKISGIQSKIYEVKSIQIDRIVKDSNLRKLQGNECNAVMFNTPSINHSQDAKGIREVLINLHDQFEELNTKYEKLQGKKEKGIDKESEKEVLNLEKELTAKEDEINAVINLYKEVMQLKQQMRLLQEKNSYVCISTEIPLESNKTYSSTPFTLFKPNGISFQQKLHHRRGNSIIATREPTSIRLVGLLRQIQTFQKQLKLTS; this is encoded by the exons ATGGATGTTATTAAGACAAAAAAGTGCTTTAatg ATTCAAAACGTATGGAACAATGGTTCGATTATACAAATACAAGATACAATTCCTTACAGTCTCATATGAATTATATGAAGATGCTATATCATGACATACAACCAGAAATTCTAGAAAATAAAAACACTTCTAATATGTTGAATCATTGCAAATCTAGAAGTAAACCTTCTAGTCATGGTGAAGTTATAATTTCCAAACAGACAAATTGTAATAACTCTTTACACGAGTTATATGATATTGAATGCATGTCTGCAAATGACAAta gtaatattaaaaaatataattcatgCCAAAGTCCAAAATTACAGCGTATTGTATCAAAAATTGGTGTGCAACGTACAGatggagaaaaaattgaaaacttaagTGAACAGGGAAAAATGGAAGttgaattaaatgaaattacgCCTAGAATTTATAGACTACCACACAGTTTACATTCTCAATCAACCTCATCATCACCAATTCATAAAGAAAACATGATG TATGAAAAACATAATCATAACTGGGAAGATCCACATGAAAATGATTcaacaaaatattctaaaaaattaATGCAAAGTGTTGAAAATCCAAAGAAAATTTCTGAACAATCAATTCTGAATaatgaaaatgaatatttgcttcaaaatatttcttctgCAAGGGATGGTATTAAACTGCATGCTGTTGGCAGTGGaaaaactacaactacaactacaactgCAACTataggtaaaattaaaattcgttccaaaagtgagaaaaaggaaaaaagaattccTTCTTCATTATTAAGCAAGAAAAGTTCTTTATCTAAGTTAGATGATATcgcattaaaatttaaaaaacgtaGACGAAAATTATATGGTTCTAATTCAAAAAGTACTATTACCACGAGAGATACAATTTTCATAGGAGGGAAGGATACAAAAAAACGAAAACCAAAAG GTAACACAAGTAATCGTCATGTACTAAAATCTCGTCAGGCTTCTAATGATGTAGTTGAAATTTATCATCATAATACAGCAACAAAAAACGATAGCCCTTCTCTCATTGCTAAACATTCCAAATTTGATTCCTACATGAACACAAGTAACAGATTAGCCACAAATAAACAACAAAATACATATGTAAAACCAAAATGTGAAAAAAGTAATAATGTACATAATTGTAACATTGATGAAGACAATGGACAAGATAGCTTTCAAAAACAGTGTCAGTCTAAATATAAAGCAGA AGGGAAACGTACAAATACTTATATTCAAAATTCTAATTTGGAGTTTAATTCTATTCCTGTATGTACTATGGAGAAATGCAATTCACATCAATGTCAACGTTCAATTATGCAAGCATCATATTGTGATCCAATGATTACTCATAGTTATGAAATGCCAACATTTGCTTCAAAATTGAAAAGA gtATTAAGTATAATGAAAACAAGGCAACCAACAGTAAATGGAATTACTCCTCTTCTCATTCGTAAAGTTAGCAGAGGAATAAAACCTGTATCTACTCttatgaaacaaataaataatcaatGCAACAAACTGCCTCACACAAATACTGAAATCGTCAATGAATTCGTCCAGAAAGAAAATTCCTTTATAAGTGGAAGTgacaatttatttgaaaatgattttcatgaaaaaaaG GATACTAGATCAGAGAATATATTGAATGGATGCAATGCAATGCAAATACCAAAAACTATGAGCAATgccaaaatgttaaaaatattttcttctcaacaaaatGTAAAGACAGAAACGAAAATTTCTGGCATACAGTCAAAAATTTATGAAGTAAAATCAATACAAATTGATAGAATTGTTAAAGATTCTAATCTAAGAAAATTACAGGGCAACGAATGTAATGCCGTCATGTTTAATACTCCATCAATCAATCATTCTCAGGATGCAAAGGGAATACGAGAAGTTCTCATTAATCTTCATGATCAGTTTGAAGAACTAAACAC aaaatatgaaaaattacaaggaaaaaaagaaaaaggtatcGATAAAGAGTCTGAAAAAGAGGTGCTGAATCTCGAAAAAGAGTTAACTGCGAAAGAAGATGAAATAAATGCAGTTATTAATTTGTATAAGGAG GTAATGCAATTAAAACAACAAATGAGGTTACTGCAGGAAAAGAATAGTTATGTTTGTATATCAACTGAAATTCCACTGGAATCAAACAAAACTTATTCATCCACGCCCTTTACATTATTTAAACCCAATGGAATAAGTTTTCAGCAGAAACTACATCATAGAAGAGGAAATAGTATTATTGCAACAAGAGAACCTACTTCTATTCGGCTAGTTGGGCTATTGCGGCAAATTCAAACATTTcagaaacaattgaaattaaCTTCGTGA
- the LOC143153667 gene encoding uncharacterized protein LOC143153667 isoform X4 encodes MDVIKTKKCFNDSKRMEQWFDYTNTRYNSLQSHMNYMKMLYHDIQPEILENKNTSNMLNHCKSRSKPSSHGEVIISKQTNCNNSLHELYDIECMSANDNSNIKKYNSCQSPKLQRIVSKIGVQRTDGEKIENLSEQGKMEVELNEITPRIYRLPHSLHSQSTSSSPIHKENMMYEKHNHNWEDPHENDSTKYSKKLMQSVENPKKISEQSILNNENEYLLQNISSARDGIKLHAVGSGKTTTTTTTATIGKIKIRSKSEKKEKRIPSSLLSKKSSLSKLDDIALKFKKRRRKLYGSNSKSTITTRDTIFIGGKDTKKRKPKGNTSNRHVLKSRQASNDVVEIYHHNTATKNDSPSLIAKHSKFDSYMNTSNRLATNKQQNTYVKPKCEKSNNVHNCNIDEDNGQDSFQKQCQSKYKAEGKRTNTYIQNSNLEFNSIPVCTMEKCNSHQCQRSIMQASYCDPMITHSYEMPTFASKLKRVNRPYFSKFNFRNIPFVVGTSITPSHNLGLNIQQVLSIMKTRQPTVNGITPLLIRKVSRGIKPVSTLMKQINNQCNKLPHTNTEIVNEFVQKENSFISGSDNLFENDFHEKKDTRSENILNGCNAMQIPKTMSNAKMLKIFSSQQNGNECNAVMFNTPSINHSQDAKGIREVLINLHDQFEELNTKYEKLQGKKEKGIDKESEKEVLNLEKELTAKEDEINAVINLYKEVMQLKQQMRLLQEKNSYVCISTEIPLESNKTYSSTPFTLFKPNGISFQQKLHHRRGNSIIATREPTSIRLVGLLRQIQTFQKQLKLTS; translated from the exons ATGGATGTTATTAAGACAAAAAAGTGCTTTAatg ATTCAAAACGTATGGAACAATGGTTCGATTATACAAATACAAGATACAATTCCTTACAGTCTCATATGAATTATATGAAGATGCTATATCATGACATACAACCAGAAATTCTAGAAAATAAAAACACTTCTAATATGTTGAATCATTGCAAATCTAGAAGTAAACCTTCTAGTCATGGTGAAGTTATAATTTCCAAACAGACAAATTGTAATAACTCTTTACACGAGTTATATGATATTGAATGCATGTCTGCAAATGACAAta gtaatattaaaaaatataattcatgCCAAAGTCCAAAATTACAGCGTATTGTATCAAAAATTGGTGTGCAACGTACAGatggagaaaaaattgaaaacttaagTGAACAGGGAAAAATGGAAGttgaattaaatgaaattacgCCTAGAATTTATAGACTACCACACAGTTTACATTCTCAATCAACCTCATCATCACCAATTCATAAAGAAAACATGATG TATGAAAAACATAATCATAACTGGGAAGATCCACATGAAAATGATTcaacaaaatattctaaaaaattaATGCAAAGTGTTGAAAATCCAAAGAAAATTTCTGAACAATCAATTCTGAATaatgaaaatgaatatttgcttcaaaatatttcttctgCAAGGGATGGTATTAAACTGCATGCTGTTGGCAGTGGaaaaactacaactacaactacaactgCAACTataggtaaaattaaaattcgttccaaaagtgagaaaaaggaaaaaagaattccTTCTTCATTATTAAGCAAGAAAAGTTCTTTATCTAAGTTAGATGATATcgcattaaaatttaaaaaacgtaGACGAAAATTATATGGTTCTAATTCAAAAAGTACTATTACCACGAGAGATACAATTTTCATAGGAGGGAAGGATACAAAAAAACGAAAACCAAAAG GTAACACAAGTAATCGTCATGTACTAAAATCTCGTCAGGCTTCTAATGATGTAGTTGAAATTTATCATCATAATACAGCAACAAAAAACGATAGCCCTTCTCTCATTGCTAAACATTCCAAATTTGATTCCTACATGAACACAAGTAACAGATTAGCCACAAATAAACAACAAAATACATATGTAAAACCAAAATGTGAAAAAAGTAATAATGTACATAATTGTAACATTGATGAAGACAATGGACAAGATAGCTTTCAAAAACAGTGTCAGTCTAAATATAAAGCAGA AGGGAAACGTACAAATACTTATATTCAAAATTCTAATTTGGAGTTTAATTCTATTCCTGTATGTACTATGGAGAAATGCAATTCACATCAATGTCAACGTTCAATTATGCAAGCATCATATTGTGATCCAATGATTACTCATAGTTATGAAATGCCAACATTTGCTTCAAAATTGAAAAGAGTAAATCGTCCATACTTCagtaaattcaattttcgaaacatACCCTTTGTAGTGGGCACTTCTATAACCCCAAGTCACAATTTAGGTTTAAATATTCAGCAA gtATTAAGTATAATGAAAACAAGGCAACCAACAGTAAATGGAATTACTCCTCTTCTCATTCGTAAAGTTAGCAGAGGAATAAAACCTGTATCTACTCttatgaaacaaataaataatcaatGCAACAAACTGCCTCACACAAATACTGAAATCGTCAATGAATTCGTCCAGAAAGAAAATTCCTTTATAAGTGGAAGTgacaatttatttgaaaatgattttcatgaaaaaaaG GATACTAGATCAGAGAATATATTGAATGGATGCAATGCAATGCAAATACCAAAAACTATGAGCAATgccaaaatgttaaaaatattttcttctcaacaaaat GGCAACGAATGTAATGCCGTCATGTTTAATACTCCATCAATCAATCATTCTCAGGATGCAAAGGGAATACGAGAAGTTCTCATTAATCTTCATGATCAGTTTGAAGAACTAAACAC aaaatatgaaaaattacaaggaaaaaaagaaaaaggtatcGATAAAGAGTCTGAAAAAGAGGTGCTGAATCTCGAAAAAGAGTTAACTGCGAAAGAAGATGAAATAAATGCAGTTATTAATTTGTATAAGGAG GTAATGCAATTAAAACAACAAATGAGGTTACTGCAGGAAAAGAATAGTTATGTTTGTATATCAACTGAAATTCCACTGGAATCAAACAAAACTTATTCATCCACGCCCTTTACATTATTTAAACCCAATGGAATAAGTTTTCAGCAGAAACTACATCATAGAAGAGGAAATAGTATTATTGCAACAAGAGAACCTACTTCTATTCGGCTAGTTGGGCTATTGCGGCAAATTCAAACATTTcagaaacaattgaaattaaCTTCGTGA
- the LOC143153667 gene encoding uncharacterized protein LOC143153667 isoform X2, which translates to MDVIKTKKCFNDSKRMEQWFDYTNTRYNSLQSHMNYMKMLYHDIQPEILENKNTSNMLNHCKSRSKPSSHGEVIISKQTNCNNSLHELYDIECMSANDNSNIKKYNSCQSPKLQRIVSKIGVQRTDGEKIENLSEQGKMEVELNEITPRIYRLPHSLHSQSTSSSPIHKENMMYEKHNHNWEDPHENDSTKYSKKLMQSVENPKKISEQSILNNENEYLLQNISSARDGIKLHAVGSGKTTTTTTTATIGKIKIRSKSEKKEKRIPSSLLSKKSSLSKLDDIALKFKKRRRKLYGSNSKSTITTRDTIFIGGKDTKKRKPKGNTSNRHVLKSRQASNDVVEIYHHNTATKNDSPSLIAKHSKFDSYMNTSNRLATNKQQNTYVKPKCEKSNNVHNCNIDEDNGQDSFQKQCQSKYKAEGKRTNTYIQNSNLEFNSIPVCTMEKCNSHQCQRSIMQASYCDPMITHSYEMPTFASKLKRVNRPYFSKFNFRNIPFVVGTSITPSHNLGLNIQQVLSIMKTRQPTVNGITPLLIRKVSRGIKPVSTLMKQINNQCNKLPHTNTEIVNEFVQKENSFISGSDNLFENDFHEKKDTRSENILNGCNAMQIPKTMSNAKMLKIFSSQQNVKTETKISGIQSKIYEGNECNAVMFNTPSINHSQDAKGIREVLINLHDQFEELNTKYEKLQGKKEKGIDKESEKEVLNLEKELTAKEDEINAVINLYKEVMQLKQQMRLLQEKNSYVCISTEIPLESNKTYSSTPFTLFKPNGISFQQKLHHRRGNSIIATREPTSIRLVGLLRQIQTFQKQLKLTS; encoded by the exons ATGGATGTTATTAAGACAAAAAAGTGCTTTAatg ATTCAAAACGTATGGAACAATGGTTCGATTATACAAATACAAGATACAATTCCTTACAGTCTCATATGAATTATATGAAGATGCTATATCATGACATACAACCAGAAATTCTAGAAAATAAAAACACTTCTAATATGTTGAATCATTGCAAATCTAGAAGTAAACCTTCTAGTCATGGTGAAGTTATAATTTCCAAACAGACAAATTGTAATAACTCTTTACACGAGTTATATGATATTGAATGCATGTCTGCAAATGACAAta gtaatattaaaaaatataattcatgCCAAAGTCCAAAATTACAGCGTATTGTATCAAAAATTGGTGTGCAACGTACAGatggagaaaaaattgaaaacttaagTGAACAGGGAAAAATGGAAGttgaattaaatgaaattacgCCTAGAATTTATAGACTACCACACAGTTTACATTCTCAATCAACCTCATCATCACCAATTCATAAAGAAAACATGATG TATGAAAAACATAATCATAACTGGGAAGATCCACATGAAAATGATTcaacaaaatattctaaaaaattaATGCAAAGTGTTGAAAATCCAAAGAAAATTTCTGAACAATCAATTCTGAATaatgaaaatgaatatttgcttcaaaatatttcttctgCAAGGGATGGTATTAAACTGCATGCTGTTGGCAGTGGaaaaactacaactacaactacaactgCAACTataggtaaaattaaaattcgttccaaaagtgagaaaaaggaaaaaagaattccTTCTTCATTATTAAGCAAGAAAAGTTCTTTATCTAAGTTAGATGATATcgcattaaaatttaaaaaacgtaGACGAAAATTATATGGTTCTAATTCAAAAAGTACTATTACCACGAGAGATACAATTTTCATAGGAGGGAAGGATACAAAAAAACGAAAACCAAAAG GTAACACAAGTAATCGTCATGTACTAAAATCTCGTCAGGCTTCTAATGATGTAGTTGAAATTTATCATCATAATACAGCAACAAAAAACGATAGCCCTTCTCTCATTGCTAAACATTCCAAATTTGATTCCTACATGAACACAAGTAACAGATTAGCCACAAATAAACAACAAAATACATATGTAAAACCAAAATGTGAAAAAAGTAATAATGTACATAATTGTAACATTGATGAAGACAATGGACAAGATAGCTTTCAAAAACAGTGTCAGTCTAAATATAAAGCAGA AGGGAAACGTACAAATACTTATATTCAAAATTCTAATTTGGAGTTTAATTCTATTCCTGTATGTACTATGGAGAAATGCAATTCACATCAATGTCAACGTTCAATTATGCAAGCATCATATTGTGATCCAATGATTACTCATAGTTATGAAATGCCAACATTTGCTTCAAAATTGAAAAGAGTAAATCGTCCATACTTCagtaaattcaattttcgaaacatACCCTTTGTAGTGGGCACTTCTATAACCCCAAGTCACAATTTAGGTTTAAATATTCAGCAA gtATTAAGTATAATGAAAACAAGGCAACCAACAGTAAATGGAATTACTCCTCTTCTCATTCGTAAAGTTAGCAGAGGAATAAAACCTGTATCTACTCttatgaaacaaataaataatcaatGCAACAAACTGCCTCACACAAATACTGAAATCGTCAATGAATTCGTCCAGAAAGAAAATTCCTTTATAAGTGGAAGTgacaatttatttgaaaatgattttcatgaaaaaaaG GATACTAGATCAGAGAATATATTGAATGGATGCAATGCAATGCAAATACCAAAAACTATGAGCAATgccaaaatgttaaaaatattttcttctcaacaaaatGTAAAGACAGAAACGAAAATTTCTGGCATACAGTCAAAAATTTATGAA GGCAACGAATGTAATGCCGTCATGTTTAATACTCCATCAATCAATCATTCTCAGGATGCAAAGGGAATACGAGAAGTTCTCATTAATCTTCATGATCAGTTTGAAGAACTAAACAC aaaatatgaaaaattacaaggaaaaaaagaaaaaggtatcGATAAAGAGTCTGAAAAAGAGGTGCTGAATCTCGAAAAAGAGTTAACTGCGAAAGAAGATGAAATAAATGCAGTTATTAATTTGTATAAGGAG GTAATGCAATTAAAACAACAAATGAGGTTACTGCAGGAAAAGAATAGTTATGTTTGTATATCAACTGAAATTCCACTGGAATCAAACAAAACTTATTCATCCACGCCCTTTACATTATTTAAACCCAATGGAATAAGTTTTCAGCAGAAACTACATCATAGAAGAGGAAATAGTATTATTGCAACAAGAGAACCTACTTCTATTCGGCTAGTTGGGCTATTGCGGCAAATTCAAACATTTcagaaacaattgaaattaaCTTCGTGA